One Pectinophora gossypiella chromosome 9, ilPecGoss1.1, whole genome shotgun sequence genomic region harbors:
- the LOC126369732 gene encoding uncharacterized protein LOC126369732, whose protein sequence is MAPRETKLTPKVQRVIVKTNTTKKPTSSTIKKPMSTRKPIEQTPLKVNNVKMNMGDRSNSTMTAATPRPKENKPVPCPGSVTKSAKKSWKRRPKPAHSGVPVPEKMKRILQQQLQDSDCSL, encoded by the exons ATGGCTCCAAGAGAAACAAAGTTAACGCCAAAAGTACAACGAGTTATCGTTAAAACAAATACCACGAAAAAGCCGACCTCTTCGACAATTAAAAAACCGATGTCCACTAGAAAGCCGATAGAACAAACTCCCCTTAAAG TGAATAACGTAAAAATGAACATGGGAGATAGATCAAACTCGACGATGACGGCTGCGACTCCAAGGCCTAAAGAGAACAAGCCAGTTCCTTGTCCTGGCAGCGTTACCAAGAGCGCTAAAAAGTCCTGGAAGCGCCGTCCTAAGCCTGCACACTCCGGCGTCCCAGTTCCGGAGAAAATGAAGAGGATTCTTCAACAACAACTCCAAGACTCTGACTGTAGTCTTTGA
- the LOC126369640 gene encoding transmembrane protein 181 has protein sequence MDSANVGYSYHLPLGGWNYKIRNTLSQFSDLFSEFNKYIAPAYHHDRCERSVQMRVYSMHKGEFVMVFVAFFACFGLGVFIGLAGPSPTSTTSVPATNALANASNIYQGPFHLRSPALGTRVQQLWLLAEILTDNNDEEIFDKSFQISISIDGVLGDHSTVNLVPESESTNRTQHLRCKKQVCEEVMVLHLGSLEYTHYVLNIRFYGLKEFHKRYCIREIVFYFKTYNPSFTQLETWFRFIFLLTTFIISCWFAHSLRKYATQDWAIEQKWLSILLPLLLLYNDPIFPLRLVSAGWFAPLADTALQTTFLAAILLSWLALYHGLRQNERSFLSFYVFKLVVVGMVWLPAMVVAVWQKYYAFDDPTYNYTTNPNYPIIKIMFFSAVTLYFLYLLVLIVKAYSDLRNMPFFDIRLRCLSIVVGTVTCITTILAVQGWGPAALQDHWASQPKVHYDTSAPFMALYGLFNFKLYILAYLFSPGGNSIHETSITKDNPAFSMINDSDEEVIYGSDEESRRPLTSNHRVSDEI, from the exons ATGGATTCCGCTAACGTAGGATATTCGTATCATTTGCCATTGGGCGGCTGGAATTACAAGATCCGTAACACGCTGTCGCAGTTCAGCGATTTGTTTAGCGAATTCAATAAATATATCGCCCCCGCATATCACCACGATCGTTGTGAAAG ATCAGTTCAAATGCGAGTATACTCGATGCACAAAGGCGAGTTTGTGATGGTATTTGTAGCGTTTTTCGCTTGTTTTGGTTTGGGTGTTTTCATAGGATTAGCAG GCCCCTCACCAACATCGACCACGTCAGTCCCGGCCACAAACGCGCTCGCCAACGCGAGTAACATATACCAGGGACCCTTCCACCTGCGAAGCCCAGCGCTGGGCACGCGCGTCCAACAGTTGTGGCTGCTAGCCGAAATACTGACTGATAACAACGATG AGGAGATATTCGACAAAAGCTTCCAAATTAGTATATCTATAGACGGAGTATTAGGAGACCATAGTACCGTAAATCTTGTTCCTGAGAGTGAAAGTACAAACAG AACTCAGCATTTGAGGTGCAAGAAGCAAGTATGTGAAGAAGTGATGGTATTGCACCTCGGATCTCTGGAGTACACGCATTATGTCCTCAACATACGCTTCTACGGACTCAAAGAGTTCCACAAGCGCTATTGCATTAGGGAAATTGTTTTCTAT TTCAAAACGTACAACCCATCGTTCACGCAATTAGAAACGTGGTTcagatttatttttctattgacAACTTTCATTATATCG tGCTGGTTCGCCCATTCACTTAGAAAATACGCGACTCAAGACTGGGCTATCGAACAAAAGTGGCTGTCAATATTGTTACCATTGCTACTACTTTATAATG ATCCAATATTCCCGCTGCGGTTAGTGTCGGCGGGGTGGTTCGCCCCACTCGCAGACACGGCGTTACAGACCACGTTCTTGGCCGCCATCTTGTTGTCCTGGCTCGCACTTTACCACGGTCTCAGACAG AACGAGCGAAGTTTCCTGTCGTTCTACGTGTTCAAGCTGGTGGTAGTGGGGATGGTATGGCTACCAGCGATGGTGGTAGCTGTGTGGCAGAAGTACTACGCCTTCGATGATCCCACATACAACTATACTACGAACCCCAACTATCCC ATCATTAAGATAATGTTCTTCAGCGCGGTCACGCTGTACTTCCTCTACCTACTAGTTCTGATAGTAAAAGCCTACAGTGACCTAAGAAATATGCCTTTTTTCG atatccGTCTTCGGTGCCTGTCAATAGTAGTAGGAACAGTGACATGTATCACGACCATATTAGCGGTGCAGGGATGGGGTCCAGCGGCTTTACAGGACCACTGGGCGTCGCAGCCGAAGGTCCATTACGACACCTCGGCACCTTTCATGGCCCTCTATGGACTCTTCAACTTTAAACTGTACATCTTAGCGTATCTTTTCTCACCTGGAGGAAACTCTATTCATG aaacGTCCATAACGAAAGACAACCCGGCATTCTCAATGATAAATGACTCTGATGAGGAAGTAATCTATGGCTCGGATGAGGAAAGCCGCCGTCCGCTTACCTCCAACCACAGAGTTAGCGACGAGATATGA
- the LOC126369654 gene encoding uncharacterized protein LOC126369654 encodes MIANLPLLFANGNPTALSKITAAELEKFITFMVTCSWGHDTARDIRQPPWWPSDVAFSHPFVRPDTVPKDWEGRLKNLVRKCYDFHKSAFLLVFSAQLARYPRNRLRYVDNHDHTTSLYYRPNSRLLVTFRNENLFYDKGTPIEIDDEPQLKSTDIYLCDNCDSHFDNFNVLKAHERLCNNENLPSSTCRGGLPEFLSALKLMPAGDQAEEATSTCDDSQSKPRHSRSVSNIDRGPPYPFSSLAYIRNAKTNAQRDLSFTRERIERYCCTSTPISKNLASKSKNQQFPIRYRRPIDYWNRKHVFPNQRNKKILDLKAQLLLLKCRPISVDVQRMSMQSMQAYIDKLREESEKKMEYTEDKDVVFVDGFDCDQPNETDVRDPLKRNDTECEVIDLCSDDESPSVNENCDPRAGVTCVMRGGAVLRRTAATPLALPAEPCGARQRPLPAAILHPHPVILIAHTLNNLQTISLE; translated from the coding sequence ATGATCGCCAATTTGCCGCTTTTGTTTGCCAACGGCAACCCGACGGCGCTGTCAAAGATCACTGCCGCGGAGCTGGAGAAGTTCATCACATTCATGGTGACATGCTCCTGGGGGCACGACACGGCTCGTGACATTCGTCAGCCGCCGTGGTGGCCGAGCGATGTAGCATTCTCGCACCCCTTCGTTCGACCCGACACCGTGCCCAAGGACTGGGAGGGAAGACTTAAGAACCTGGTGAGGAAATGCTACGACTTTCACAAGAGTGCTTTTCTGCTAGTGTTCTCGGCACAATTGGCCCGCTACCCGCGCAATCGGCTCAGATATGTCGATAATCACGACCACACCACGTCTCTCTATTATAGACCCAACAGTCGCCTTTTGGTAACATTCAGAAATGAAAACTTGTTTTATGATAAAGGCACCCCTATTGAGATAGATGATGAACCTCAGCTCAAATCTACCGACATATATCTCTGTGACAATTGTGACAGTCATTTTGATAATTTCAATGTTTTGAAAGCACATGAAAGACTGTGTAATAATGAAAATCTGCCGAGTAGTACATGTCGTGGAGGACTGCCTGAATTTCTTTCAGCTCTGAAGCTAATGCCAGCTGGTGATCAAGCAGAAGAAGCTACTTCTACTTGTGATGATTCACAAAGTAAACCTAGACACTCAAGAAGTGTTTCAAATATTGACCGTGGACCGCCATATCCATTTTCCTCATTGGCTTACATCCGAAATGCGAAAACAAATGCTCAAAGAGACTTGAGCTTTACACGAGAGAGAATTGAAAGGTATTGTTGCACCTCAACGCCTATTAGTAAAAATTTAGCTAGTAAAAGCAAAAATCAACAGTTTCCCATCAGATACAGACGGCCCATTGATTACTGGAATCGTAAACATGTATTCCCAAATCAGAGAAATAAGAAGATACTCGATTTAAAAGCACAGTTGCTTCTACTAAAGTGTCGACCGATCTCCGTAGACGTACAGAGAATGTCAATGCAGAGCATGCAGGCATACATCGACAAGCTTAGAGAGGAATCTGAAAAGAAAATGGAGTATACAGAAGATAAAGATGTGGTGTTTGTGGACGGTTTTGACTGTGATCAGCCTAACGAGACGGACGTTAGGGATCCGTTAAAACGAAACGATACAGAGTGTGAAGTGATTGATCTGTGTTCTGATGACGAAAGTCCTAGTGTGAACGAGAACTGCGACCCGCGCGCGGGGGTGACGTGTGTGATGCGCGGCGGCGCGGTGCTGCGGCGCACGGCAGCCACGCCGCTGGCGCTGCCCGCCGAGCCTTGTGGCGCGCGCCAGCGCCCGCTGCCCGCCGCCATATTGCACCCGCATCCCGTCATCTTGATTGCACACACACTCAACAACTTACAGACTATATCCTTAGAATGA